Proteins encoded together in one Armigeres subalbatus isolate Guangzhou_Male unplaced genomic scaffold, GZ_Asu_2 Contig302, whole genome shotgun sequence window:
- the LOC134203963 gene encoding microsomal glutathione S-transferase 1-like, translated as MSNFFETVDPTIFRSYIFWSAVLGLKMLVMSILTGMKRQAKKAFANPEDAPKGVKPVTNDPDVERIRRAHLNDLENILPFFVIAFLYLFTNPSVLVATNLFRAVAVARIVHTLVYAVFVIPQPARGLAWMVGYFSTGYMAVTTILAFL; from the exons ATGAGCAACTTTTTCGAAACCGTTGATCCGACCATTTTTCGGTCGTACATTTTCTGGTCCGCGGTACTGGGCCTCAAAATGTTGGTCATGTCCATACTAACGGGCATGAAGCGGCAAGCCAAAAAG GCTTTTGCCAACCCGGAAGACGCGCCCAAAGGTGTCAAGCCGGTTACCAACGATCCGGACGTGGAGCGTATTCGGAGAGCGCATTTGAACGATCTGGAAAACATTCTTCCCTTCTTCGTCATTGCATTCCTATACCTGTTCACCAATCCGAGTGTTTTGGTGGCCACAAATCTGTTCCGTGCGGTGGCCGTGGCGCGGATTGTGCATACTTTGGTTTACGCCGTGTTTGTCATTCCCCAGCCAGCCCGTGGGTTGGCTTGGATGGTGGGATACTTCAGCACCGGCTACATGGCTGTCACAACGATCCTCGCATTTCTGTGA